The following are encoded in a window of Methylocystis rosea genomic DNA:
- the rplE gene encoding 50S ribosomal protein L5 has product MAEEKKPKAEKPAKAQKPAAEGAEAKEPKKAAAKSGEKPAAKEKPATSGDDAAAFGADGSYVPRMRKHYEEVVREALQKQFGYKNALEVPTIEKIVLNMGVGESVNDSKKATSAAADLGLIAGQRPVVTRARKAISTFKLRENMPIGAKVTLRKTRMYEFLDRLITVALPRVRDFRGLNPKSFDGRGNYALGIKEHIVFPEIDYDKAESILGMDVIVCTTAKTDEEARALLKAFNFPFRQ; this is encoded by the coding sequence ATGGCTGAGGAAAAGAAGCCCAAGGCCGAAAAGCCCGCCAAGGCTCAAAAGCCCGCCGCCGAAGGCGCGGAGGCGAAGGAGCCCAAGAAGGCCGCCGCCAAATCCGGCGAAAAGCCTGCGGCTAAGGAAAAGCCGGCGACATCCGGCGACGACGCGGCGGCGTTTGGCGCCGACGGCTCGTATGTGCCGCGCATGCGCAAGCATTACGAAGAGGTCGTGCGCGAAGCGTTGCAGAAGCAGTTCGGCTATAAGAACGCGCTCGAAGTGCCGACGATCGAGAAGATCGTGCTCAACATGGGCGTCGGCGAATCTGTCAACGACAGCAAGAAGGCGACGTCAGCGGCGGCCGACCTTGGTCTCATCGCCGGCCAGCGCCCGGTCGTGACCCGCGCGCGCAAGGCGATCTCGACCTTCAAGCTGCGCGAGAACATGCCGATCGGCGCGAAGGTGACGCTGCGCAAGACGCGGATGTATGAGTTTCTGGATCGCCTGATCACCGTGGCGCTGCCGCGCGTGCGCGACTTCCGCGGATTGAATCCGAAGTCCTTCGACGGTCGCGGGAACTATGCGCTCGGCATCAAGGAGCACATCGTGTTCCCCGAAATCGACTACGACAAGGCCGAGTCGATCCTGGGCATGGACGTGATCGTCTGCACGACGGCCAAGACCGACGAAGAGGCGCGCGCCTTGCTGAAGGCGTTCAATTTCCCGTTCCGGCAGTGA
- the rplX gene encoding 50S ribosomal protein L24: protein MAAKIKKGDKVVVLAGRDKGRSGEVLRVIPDEGRAVVDGVNIVKRHQRQTKDREAGIINKAAPINLSNLAVADPKDGKATRVGFKILDDGRKVRVAKRSGELIDG, encoded by the coding sequence ATGGCCGCCAAGATCAAGAAGGGCGACAAAGTCGTCGTTCTCGCCGGCCGCGACAAGGGCCGCAGCGGCGAGGTGCTGCGCGTGATTCCCGACGAGGGCCGCGCCGTCGTCGACGGCGTCAACATCGTCAAGCGCCATCAGCGTCAGACCAAGGATCGCGAAGCCGGCATCATCAACAAGGCCGCGCCGATCAATTTGTCGAATCTGGCGGTCGCCGATCCCAAGGACGGCAAGGCGACGCGGGTTGGATTCAAGATTCTCGACGACGGCCGCAAGGTCCGCGTCGCCAAGCGTTCCGGAGAATTGATCGATGGCTGA